The Neurospora crassa OR74A linkage group V, whole genome shotgun sequence sequence acaaccccGTCGTATCCCGATCAAAGAGACTGTCTCCCGCATCCTCCCATACCTTTCTCAGTAGCGCCACTGCCTCCTCGTACCTCCGAAAGAAGTAGAGTTCCTCCACTGCGTGCAAAATCTCTTGCGCTTCGGGCTTGTTGATGGTTCTGGTTCTTCCGTCTGCGGCGGTGGAGCCGAGGGGGAATTGGAGATGACGGTGGAACTTTTTTTGCGTGTTAGttgtatgtagtgtatgtgtatgtagTGGGTGTGAGGCTTGGTTGGACTTGATGCACGGGGACGGGGAGCATTTTTATatgaagggaggaggatggtagGGGAGGGGGCAGGTTGAAAAATTTGATACTGGGAAAGGGTCGGAGGTTTGGAGGTTTGCAGGTTTGGAAGTGTGAAAGAGCATGAAGCTGAGGCGGAATATGATGTGAAGAGTGAGGAGAAAcgaaagggagaggaggaaattcCTACCTCGCCGTTTTCAACCTTGACGCGATAAGTCTTTTTGAGTTCCTGGAAGGCTTCCTCCGAAAGGGCTGTCCTGTCTGCTTTTGTGGCTGGTGCTGCGCACTCGGCTACGACTTCGGTTTTGGTATTAGAGATGGTGTTCGTGGTTGACTCGTCTTCGGAGTCGGAGCCTAGACCGATGCCTAGAAGGCCAGACTCGAGGGTTTCTTCGGCTTCGAGGGACATGGTTTTGGTTGTGATGTTTAGATGTAAATTTCTGaacttaaaaaaaaaattcaagATTGTCGTGATGAGTTTGGGAAGTATGGATGGTAGATGACTCGTTGAGTTGTAAGTGATATGCAGGATTGAAAAGGTGGAAGTCGAAGAGAGAATTAATGTGTAAGTGAGTGAAGGTCTTTCCCCGGGGGTGAAAGCTCTCCGGACAAGAAAGTGAAGACAGTAATTGCGGAGCCCTGAAAGCCCCGAAGTAACGGAGCGGCAATCTTCCCCACGAGCCCCGCAGTGGCCCCGTGGAGCTCCGTAGGGCGGCCCCACATCTTCCAACTTCCATGTTATAGCCCGGCCGGCGTTGGGTTGGGGGGGGTCTTTCCTTCCCCGACTGACTTCTTGACAATAGCAACTTCCAGATCTGAATAACGGAACAACAGTCATTGGCAACCAGCAAAGCCCTGttacttttcttcttttgcttgcTGTGCAACTTGTCCGTCTGTAAACATCATCTTAATCTTCTTCCACCCATCATCGCCGACTTACAAGTGACCTCATCTCATACCAACCATCTGGCAACTATCAGCATCCGCAGTCAATAACAGATCACTAAAGATGGAGGAACAAATGGATCGCCTGGTCGAGAGGGCATGGGACAAGTTTCTCGACACACCCACGGATCAGAGACTCTGTATGTGCTCACCGGTTCTTCTTCCATAATCTCCCCCGTCATCAAACAGCCATCATCACTACTTGTCGCCTGCAGCATGCCTTTCATATTCGCTCAGTGGCTCGTACATCTCGACCTTCTCTGCACCAGGTGACGGTGGACATTTTGTGTCACACGCTTACCAACTCACCTCGTTGAATTCCCTTTGCTTCGTCACTCCTCATCTATCAATagtaacaacaacagcaacaaacaTACTAACCGTCTTCTTTAAACAGTGATTGCCATAGCAGGTATCCCCGGCTCCGGtaagcctcctccttctcctcctccttttcttcttcctcccccaccccttcccctcctacCACCCCTCTCACCAACCTAACTAACCACTATCCCACAAAAACCAGGAAAAACAACCCTCTCCCAAATTCTCGCTCGCCGCCTAAATATCCTGCACGCCACCGAATATCCCCTTGCTTCCATGTCTCCAGACTTCGCCACTGCCCTCCCCATGGACGGCTTCCACCTCACGCGCGCCCAACTGTCCGCCATGCCCGACCCGGAACTCGCACACGCCCGACGCGGCGCGGAATTTACTTTTGATGGACAGGGGTTTTATGAGCTGGTGAAGGAACTACGAAAGCCAGTGGTGACAACGGCAACCAGAACAACGGTGTGGGCGCCTAGTTTCGATCATGCGTTGAAGGATCCGGTGGAGAAAGGGATCGAGGTGGGACCGGAGAtgagggtggtggttttTGAAGGGAATTGTGAGTTTTTCTCTCCACTCTGTTCCAGTTTTTCTCTGAAATGGAACGGGGGGTAAAGCTGACAAAAGCGAAACAAAAACCAGACCTCCTACTAGACCAAAAACCCTGGTCTGATGCTGCCAAATTGATGGACCTCAAGTTCTTCGTCAGAGTGCCGTTCCCCGTGGCCAGGAAACGGTTGGTCAAGAGACATTTGGCTGCTGGGATCGCGGCcacagaggaggaggcggataAGAGGGCGGTGGAGAATGATTTGGTCAATGGGGCTCTAATTGAGGAGTTATTGAGGGAGGATGAGGTGGACGAGGTTGTGGAGAGCTTGGAGGATGGGAAGTGGGTGCACACTTAGGTAGTGAGTGACGAGAGTGACGAGAGTGAAGTGACGAAAGTGACGAGAGTGACGAAAGAGAGAGTGACGAAAGGGAGAGTGACGAAAGGGAGAGTGACGAAAGGGAGAGTGACGAAAGGGAGAGTGACGAAAGTGAGAGTGTGGAAAGTGGCGAGAGTGACGAGAGTGATGAAAGGGAGAGTGACGAAAGTGAGACTGGGTATGAGGCGGGGTGTGAGAGTGAGTGGTGGACAAAGACGGAATAGAGGGGGAGACGGAGACAGAGAGATTAAGTTGCTGGAGGAAGCTTTTCGAAGTTTAGGAGTGTGAGGCAGCGCTGAAGATATTACATAAAGCGTATCATTAAAGCGAGCATTATCTTTGGTATTTGTTTCTTCGACTGTCTATAGCCTAGAATTACAACCCAGCAATGGTTTGTTTATCACTGATACAAAAAAGCCAAAACTTTACTAGATATGCGAAAGCGTTCACCTTCTGTCAAGTAACGTCGCTCATCCGTGAAAAAATTGTTGAGACAATGGCCGAATGGTCCTTAGAGAAACATCGAACACTTCATAGTTAGTCCATCATACTTTTGACTCCTTGAGTATACTCTCACAACGCATCTGATCGTCTGTATCATACACAGCCTTTGGACTCAAACTTCCAGACAATTCCTGGATAGGATTATACGAATATCCCCCGAGGTTCTGGCCGTGTACATCCGAATAATCGTAAGCCCCATCACCGTTTTGTAACGACCTATCCTAACTACAACAGGAGTTGACGTGGTTGGACGGGTTCACTTACGTGCCCCGTGAGTGGGTTGATCGAACTACCATAGAATCAAAGCTACAGCCAAAGAAAGGTCTCATCAATTTCGATCGTGGACGAGAGCGTCGTAATATTGTATCCTCCAATATTTGAAAGGCCCAAAAGAAAATGGAGAGAAAGGCATCATAAGATGAAACGCCCATCAGACAAAGAGACTTTCTCCTTGCTGTAGCGTCACGGACCAAACCCTAGCCATTGTACCATTTCGCTTCACAGGGACAACTCAATACACATGATGGAAGTTCCCAAagtaacaaacaaacaaacaaagcagcattgtattatatataagggggtaTCTTAAGCGTGCCAAGCAAGTATTGGTATGGTATGGTATGTATGTGCAGTGCGTtgatgtatgtatgtactttTATGATCGCTCTGACCAACGCCTATCCTGATATTCAGCCCGTGGCGCACAGCGTATGTTTATGGTGGTATATCCCTttaccatccatccatccgatGACGCCCTGGTATATTCCTTTTTTCGTTTCCGCATAAACTCATCAATCATAAGGGTATCAGGTATCTCTCTCtactttctcttcttcaatCCTCCAAAATTCGCGTATCCAGCTGTAACTGCGGAAGGTCCCAAGGTGCTGTCTGCCTTTCCCATTCCGGAGTCTCTGGAGCCGGTGGATTCGGGTGCCTCGCCTCGTCCGCTCCGCTCATGGGATCTTCATcgctttccccttccttACGAGGCGGTTCATCTTCACCACTAGTCTTCTTCCCTGACTGTTTCTCATACTGCATCTCTGGCTGCAAATGTTGTTGCATTTGTCCCTGAccctgctgttgctgctgccgagacctcctcttctcaTCCTTAATATTCTCATCAGGGGTCTCCTCAGTGCCGATCCCCATACTTCGCGATAACCTCTTGAGCATTCCTCCATTCTCCGCTCTTGCTGCCTTCTGTGCAGCTTTTACTCTTTCTCTTTGGCGTTGGGCAATGATTTGGTCAAGCGTCATCGGGTTTTCGCTGCCTCTGCGCTCAGAAAGGAAtactccccttcctcctaaTCCgccaagaccaccaccaccgtcttcAACATCCCCGCTTCGCCGTCTTTTCTGCGCAGCGGTGTCCATGACATGATCAGACATTTCTCTCGCGTCTCGAACAAAAGTGAGGAAAAGGGGGTAGACCATGGTCATTGCCATAAgaatgacgacgacaatgaAAGAGGTCTGGATGCTTGCGCCTCTTTGCAAGATAGCGTACGAGACAAAAGGCCAAAAGGCCGGACCGGAGCCGCCCATCGTTAACCAAGCGGCTGTTTGCTTTGTTCTCTTTCCTTGGCCGCGCATGccgagggagaagatgagTGGCCAGATGGGGccttcgaagaagaagaagaggatgatggggatggccatgaggttggggttggaggcGGGCTTGTAGACGACAGTCACTAAGATGAAGACTGTTGCTAGGGCGGCGCAGATGCTGAGGATCGTGCGCGGGGTTGGGATGAAGCGGCTTGTGGGCCCGCGCTTCACATGTAAATAGCAAAGGTAGGCGGCAATGAAGCGGGAGATGGCAAAGGCGGTATGTGATACGACGAGGTAGTTGAGCGTCCTTATTTCGAATCCTTCGGGCCGCGAGTTCGGGTAGGGCTCGTGCGTTGGGGAGAAGGTAGTCATGAGGCGAGTGAAAAAGACGGACATGTTTTCTTGCGCGGCGACGTAAAACCATTGGGAGAagacggcgaggaggatgCACCACGTTCGTAGCGACACACCGCCAATGGAGCGTTTCTTGGGTTCGACGGGGAGGCGTTCGGAGAGCCGGCCGAGTTCGCGGTCGGTTACTTCGGGTAAGGGGGAATAGTAAAAGAAGAGTGCGAGTAGTACGCAGAGGAGGGTGATGGTGAGGTAGGTCCATTGGACGTCAAGCAAAGTAGTGGGACTGTGTTTTCGTTCTTCGATTTTGTGGAAGAAGACGTTGTTAGCGAGCACACCACTCAGGACGGCTCCGACGGCTTGTACGCCCTGAGCTAGGAGCAGTCGCATATCGGCATATTCGGGTGGTCCGCAGAGCACAAGAAAGGGGTTGGCGGCGGTTTCCAAGACGGCCAGTCCGAACCCAACAACAAAGCTGCTGGCCATGAACCCGCCATAGGCCGAGAGGACGGCACACGGCCAAAACATGATGGTTCCGACGCCGTAGATGAGCATGCCCACAATGAAGGTGGCCTTGAAGCCACCAATGGGTTCGATATCGCCacgtcttctccttctgaACCGACGGTGTTCGTCGTGGCAGAGCAGCCAGCCTCCGACGAGAAGAGGTCCAAGGAGGTACCCACCACCAAAGTAGACGCTTGTCAAGCCCAAAGCTTGTGCCGTGCTCATGTGAGCCACGTTTGCCACGACGTTGTTGAGAGTGTTAAGGAGGCCATACGAAAAGCCCCAGAGGAAAAAGAGGATGCTGACGATGGTGCAGTACTTGAGTGATTCCGATACCGAAGATTTGACCATGCTCTTTGGCTTCTTCATTTCCACAAAACCAAAGTAGATATGGTTCTCTTGGACTGATGAAAACCTTCGTCGATCCGGGAAGGTAGGCGTCCTGCCTTCGAATGCAGGGATTTCGTTGGTGGCTGACGCTGCCAAAAAGTCTCTGATGGAGATCTCGTCGGACAGTCGGTCATTGTTTAGACGGACCTGCTCTGGAGCTTGTGGGGCGCTTGCGTGAGAGTCGCTCAGCGTCGACGAGGTAACGGGTTGGCTGCTGTCCGAGTTGTCCCGCTTGAAGGCGGCGTCCCTATCCCGGGTGCTGCTGCGAGTTCCGTCGGGGTCGATGATCATGGCAGGAAGGATTCGGATAATCAGGGGTTTCAGGGTCGGGATGCAGGCGCAGATGATGCCGACGTTGACCTCGACAGCCGACCACATCAAGGAGAATGATGCGTTCCAGGAGAAATTCACACTTTGGCCGTAGATTGCGCTGGGGTCGTCGGAAAAGTTCATGGATACTATACCCACGGCTTGCTGGAGGTAGTAAATCCTGACGACGTCGACGATCGACACAAAGATACCAAGAGTAAAGGTAAGGATCAGAATCGTCTTTTGTCTCGGGGGGAGACGCATGCCGGTGAGCACGGGAATAGGGAGAGCCAAGATAGCTAGATCGGTAACGATGTTCACGGGGGCAGAGCATATGAACTCGGTCAATAACGGCAGACACTTGGCCGACTCGACCGTAATGTCCCAAGCAGCTCGCAGCGGGCTGCACTGAAAGATGTTCATGAAAGTGAGGATGGTTCCAGCAACGTTCACAATCACTAGGACGGCCCACGAGGCCATCCGAAGGACCTTTTGCGTGTTCTTGCCCAGGCGAAGGTAGAAGACGAGGATGGACGTCTTGGTGGCCATAAGGGCCGGATTCTGTAACCCATGTAAGTGGATGTGTATGGATTATCACAACTGGATATGGGAGAACACATACGTATAGGATGGAAAAGACATATTCGCACATCCTCAATCCTGGCCGGTGCTGAGGGTGAATATCCATGTCATGACGACCTAGACCACGCCTCGTGGCCATGTCAATGGTGATGGATAGGGCCAGGGAGATGAGCCAGgcaaggatgatgatgtagTCATCCCATCCGACTCTGCGAATGATTCCAATACGAGACACCATTCGAGCAACGACGAAGAGGGTAGCCAGGCATATTGTCACCGtggtgacgacgaagacggcgGGCCCTCGGTCGGGCACGTCTTCGTCTTGTGAGTGGTTGTAAGAATAAGCCTCCATGTTGATGTTGCCGCCTGGCAGGGCGATGCCAGTCAAGGAGGCCGGCAGCAATGAATCAAGTCTTTGGCTCGATCACGTCCACAGCGTCGCCATAATCCTTCAAGCCGCGACATAGGGGAGGAttgggaggagatggatgcgGGTGCCGGGAATATTTGGAGGACCCTTCTAAGTCATGATCGGGGGGGTGAGGTCCTTCTAGCGCATTTGCCCAGTCTCGACTTGGCAGTATAGGGCGATTCCAGTGTGACTGTGAAACAAAGAATCGTGTGTTGGCTGGCGTTATGCTAAGAAGGCGGCGTATATCGAATATCGAGGCTAACGAGGTAGACGGAGGTTGAAACAGGGAACTGAGTCAAGAAGATCGGTGTTCCTGGCTGTTGCAGAGTTCCAGAAAGCCTTAGCTGTCACGACTCAAGACAATTGTGTTTTGAAGCGTCGGTGGTGAGGCGTTCAGAGTCTCGAACTCGGTGCTTGTTGTTAGGTCCTTGGAGATGGGATGAGATGTCGGTgtaagaagaggaaggtgagTTGAACAGGAGGGTCAGGAACCCTGAGGCGGAGATTGGTGGAGTTGGGATCTGCCTAGGACGACATCGACAGTGGAGAGCCCGTTAAAGCAGCCCGACTGATCCTTATGCTGGTCACCTTTTACAGTACACACTAGTGTCCTGCTTGCAGCTATGTTCGTCTTCGGCCGAGGAGCAGTGAGCACAGCACGAGGAGGCtgttgagttgagttgagttgagttgagttgaaAGAGGGTGCTGTTCAGTTTTCCACTagcactacactactactgCTAGTACAGTAGGGATGAGCCGCTAGGACTGAGACAGAACGATATATCACAATCAAAAGTCATGTCGTACTTTTTTTCCATTTCGAGGTAGTATTGCAACTCCCGAGAGAGTGGAGGCGTAGTgtaaattttttttcttaaaaaaaaaaaaaaccaaaattGTGCTTCTGGTGACTGAGGGGTATACGGTACATACATAAAGGCGGTAAAGAGTCGCAAGAACCGGAGGTCATGCCGGTCCAAGAGATGGCGTGCCTCTTGGGTTATTGAGGTCTTTGCAGAGTGCTTTCTTGCAATGCCACCCTCTTTTCCCACTTGGCTGATGACATCGATGGACGAATCAAGGCAGTCAATGTCACGCTGGCCCCAGCTTTTTGGGAACCATTGTTTGCTTGGCAAGTGATCTTCCCGCGGGCCAGTGGACGGTTGAGACGGGGGAGGGACGGGTGaggtttcctttttccttcgCGAGacaaggaggaaagaagaaaaatggaGGTGGCGAAGAGGGGTTTCCAGTGACCATCGTGCTTGGCTTTTGAGGGGAGACGACCGGGAGCATGGAACAGCCCGAATCTCCGCATTGGAGCACTCGTCAAAATACGGGGGGGACCAGCAGGCAGTTACGTGGACTAATTCAGCCATTATAAACGGTCGTGCTTTCCCAACCATGCCCGTCACTGTTTCCCGTTGCTCATTCTTAACCGCCTCCAGTAAGAAAAAGTGTAGATCACGAGTCCAAATTATTCAAGTgaataaaagaaagacaGATCGATGCTggttttgtttgttagctcgcTCGCTCGAGACTTGCGACCTCCTCGGACAAGGGGAAAAAGACAAGGTATGTATATGGGATGTGACATTGGTCCAAATCACCCCAAGCAAAAACCAGGGTCATGAACAACAATCCGATCTGACTCCATTCACAAGATGCAATGGCCAGCCAACTGGATGCGACACTACACACATTCACTTCACTCCAGCAGTCCCGCCTGGCCATCTTGAAAGTGGcacactacatacatagcGCGGAACAGCTCCGCCCGGTCTGCAAAAGGGGTGACTGACCGAATCTCGATGTGGGTGATTGCGATCATGTTAGTTGTTTCCGAGCAGGCCGCTGAAAGATGGATGCTGGGGGCGGGTTGGGGACGGGCCGCGGGAATTGCATCAACCTCCGTAACGCCCGCCGCTGAACACAAATCGAAGATTCGAAACGAGACGGAGTGGGTTTGTGATATGCAAAACATGCCTTTCAGCCACCTACGTTGTACTGTACGTACATCGTGTACAACAATCTGCCGTTCTTTTAATTCCCACGGCATGGCCACATGGCTCAGCTATGTATGTACACggttaaaaaggaaaataaaatgACGATGTGCCGCCGCCCAGAAAATAGCGAGTCGTTGATTCAGTTCCCGCCCGGGGTTTCAGTTACCCGCCGCAGCATCATGGTTCGTTTTTATTCCATATCACACATTTGTGAAATCCGTTTCATATTTTCTTGGCAAGGAACAACGAACGAAAGGAAAAGACTTTTAACGATCCTGTGACGACGGATTGACGACAACTTGTTGATATCCCCACTTACCACTACGTACCCTACTGAGCAGCGTCGGCGCCAGCGGCGGCAACAGGCCCAAACGGCACTCACTTCTAGAAATAACCTCtacaaaaaaaaatcaaaaaaaaaaaaaaaatcgtaTAAACACCAGTCAGTGATAGAGTTTCACTCGGCTGTTTTTAGCTGCAGCAGGCGGTGCAGACGTCGAGACAATTGCATGAATTGcatgaagaaaagaaacccaCTTCTGCCACCAAAAGTTGCCTACACCTGCAGTCCATACCTTGCACCCTCTGTCTTTGCAGTTGTTATTGGCGGTCTCGGGTCACGGTCCCGTCCGCACGCAGCATGAGTCCCGCTAGCTATAAACTAACTgacacctagaggtacataaCCGCCCCGGCGCCCCTGCCCCGATGGAAACGACAATACGCACACCGCCGACCCCGAGCATTGAGGTCCGGACCGGGATCGATAACGTATCTATTTTCATCGCCAAGGGGATCACGGCCTGGATAGAGTCTAATGCCGAAACAATGCATTTGAGCAAGCTGTTTTGCAGTTCCACCTTGCCGGTGTCGATGTTGGGTGGCTGGGTAAGGCAGCGCATGATGGGATGTTATCCATCCATCGGACACCTCCGGCGGTGGGAATCCGCGCGAACTAGATCTGACCAACGGACACCGGCCCGATCTCCACGCCGAATCACCACATACAATACCGGAGTGGTGGGGCCGGGACGGAGCCTCAGTAGGCAACACCTGCATTCGGCTGCGGGTGCTTTTGTTGAAGAAACACTTCGCCTTCAACGTAGATCGATTTGATTTATACGAAACGAGCAACTCTGATCGTGAACCCATGAACGTTATGTCAGTTCATCATGATGAATCCGTAGACCAATGCAAGCCCCTCCTGTCAGTGCTTCGTAGTAGCCTGCCTGCATACCCAAAGAATCTATATGTCTATGAAAcatctatataatatccaTATACACGTGTATATTATCATCAAAACCCAAGATCACCCCCTAGTTAGCAAAGATCCTAACCTTACCCTCCGCCCCATCCACGCTCCCCGTAGCAACCACACACCTAATCTGCACACTCGCACTCACACTTCCCACCGTGGCCGCTCTCCTtctcgccgccaccaccggaTCCGCCAGCGAACTGCCCTCCGACCTTCCATTCCCCGCCGTGGCATCCGCATCCTTCACCACCGGCGGCGCCCACCTGATACAGCTCACAAACCCTTCATACACCCCCGTCAGCGTCTGCACGCACCTACCCTCCTGGCTCAAGTCCCAGCACCTCATCGTCCTATCATCCGCTACCGAGAGCAGATACTTCCCGCCCGGGTGGAACACCAGTCCTCTCACCCAGTTATCATGTCCCACCAACACCTTGATACAATTTCCCCTCCCATCCCACAACCGTATCTGCTTATCCCGCGACCCCGTAGCCATAAACTCCGCGCTCgagctcggcggcggcgccctCTCCAACCCCGCCAGCTTGGCCAAGTGGGGGTACGCCGTCGGCGGCGCAAACGCGCAACACAGATTGTAGTTCTCATGCCCAAACATCACCAGCCTGCACTCCGCATCCCTCCCACCCGCCAAGTCCCACAAGCGGACCGACTTGTCGCTGCCCGTCGACAGCAAATACCGTCCATCATGGCTCGGACAAACCGCCCTCGGCCAGTCCACATGGCCCAGGATGGTCTTGACGCAGTACCCCGTCGTGACATCCCATATTTTCAGACTGTTATCCTTGCTCGCACTGACCAGCAGGTTTCCACTGGCCGGCGCGCCGGCCGCTCCGCTGGGGATGAACCGGACGGAACTGACAATGTGATCGTGCCCCGGCAAAGTGCGAATGTTCTTGTACTCGTCGCTCGGGTCCCACAGCTTGATGGTCAGGTCGGAACTGCAAGAGGCCAAGAGGGTCCCGCCGCGCGGCCCGCCAAAGTCGACGTCCAGCACGGCTTTGGTGTGCCCCTTGATCGTCCGCTCTAGCTCGCCGAGCTCCCAGTCCCAGATCTTGATGGTGTAGTCTTCGGATCCCGAGGCCAGAGAGGTAAAGACCGGGTGGAAGGCGACGCAGGTCACGGGGAGGCGGTGAGATTCGAGGACGTAGCGCGGGGGGGCTTTGGGGAGCCAGTTGGTCGGGTCTTGGGTGCGGcgcgagagggaggagggcgtGGCGTTGTCGATTTCGgattggaggaggtggttgcGGGATTCGAGGTCGAGGATCTGTTTTTGTTGGAATATGTTAGCTGGCTACATACCTTCAAGGTAGGTGCGAGATGTTAAGAGGTTGGATGGACAGATAAGTAGCGGACCTTCTTCTGCAACCGGACGACACTCGTCCACTTCTTTTCTAGGAGACCTTCATATTTCTTTGCCTTTTCCGCGTCAAAGGACTCTTCGGCAAGGTCGAGTTCATCCCGCAAAGTAGCCGCCGTAGTCGCGAGGTTCTTGGAGGCGAGGTATGCTAGGATCGACTTGTGCCTATTCCCaaaatcatcatcagcaatTGCGCTCCTCGTGTGACAGTTCGTTACCTAGGAGAAAACAACTTACAGCTCCTCAGCCTGCCGGGTGGTCAACAACGGAGTGCCAATCTGAACTGAAGCTTGAGCCATCCTGGAAAGAAGGTTCCAGTGCCGGACGGCAGCAAGACTAGCTATGTATGTTTATTTCCATGTAGTCTAGAGCATGGGCACAATGTGCCACGCGTCCGAGTCGAGGCGTCACATTTGTGAAGTGGCCTGGTACGATTTGATGTGGAATGGCGGAGCAGATTGGCACAGAGAAGCAGTGGAATTGGTccgctggtgctggtgatggCCCGCTGGTGGCCCGCTATCCGGACGCTACCTCACCTAGCTGTCCAtgggtacgtacctacaaTACTGTCCCGTTGAGCCTTCCCGCCCACCCTTATCGGCAGTGGGAGATCTGGGGTCCTTTCCGTGCTTCAACGGCTATCGCGACCCCCTGTTGGTGATCCTCGGTGCCTGCCGGGGTCCCCTAGGATTAGGGTTGAAGCGCTGCAACTACACCTCAGTAGAGGCATTTGCTGCTGCAACCCGCTATCGTGCGCCAAGTGGAACTTTACGATGGCGATAACaacccgacgacgacgacaacaagagGACAACAGGGACAAGACACTTCAACAATCACAGTCATTGAGAAATCATCTCGGGTCAAGAATGCTTAGAGTTCCTAGTCCCAGTTTCTAGGATTATACTTCTCGTTCCTGCGTCTTCTTCCAGCTACCTATTCCATGCTTTAGTGGAATAGGATCCGTCAACCAATCGACCTCTCAACCCCGTGAGCGAGGTTGTGTAAGTGACTTTGGTCTGTGTCTCAACTGATTCTGAGCCCGTGATGAGTTACTCTTGAAAAGTCCACCTACGAGAACCATCAGTAGTAAAAATGCTACTCCAACGTCTCACCATATCCTCGGGCATGAGGTCATCCCTATCCTCTTTTTCTCGAagagcatcatcatcatcagcattcACTCGATGCTCATACAGCACAaaacccaacaacaaggtCTCAGACCCATTACGCATCCTCTTCTGCGGCTCAGATGTCTTCAGTTGCTACTCACTAAAAGCTCTTCATGCCGAACACAAGGCCAACCCAGGACTCATCAAGTCCA is a genomic window containing:
- a CDS encoding phosphoribulokinase/uridine kinase; the encoded protein is MEEQMDRLVERAWDKFLDTPTDQRLLIAIAGIPGSGKTTLSQILARRLNILHATEYPLASMSPDFATALPMDGFHLTRAQLSAMPDPELAHARRGAEFTFDGQGFYELVKELRKPVVTTATRTTVWAPSFDHALKDPVEKGIEVGPEMRVVVFEGNYLLLDQKPWSDAAKLMDLKFFVRVPFPVARKRLVKRHLAAGIAATEEEADKRAVENDLVNGALIEELLREDEVDEVVESLEDGKWVHT
- the nudf-1 gene encoding nuclear migration protein NudF-1; its protein translation is MAQASVQIGTPLLTTRQAEELHKSILAYLASKNLATTAATLRDELDLAEESFDAEKAKKYEGLLEKKWTSVVRLQKKILDLESRNHLLQSEIDNATPSSLSRRTQDPTNWLPKAPPRYVLESHRLPVTCVAFHPVFTSLASGSEDYTIKIWDWELGELERTIKGHTKAVLDVDFGGPRGGTLLASCSSDLTIKLWDPSDEYKNIRTLPGHDHIVSSVRFIPSGAAGAPASGNLLVSASKDNSLKIWDVTTGYCVKTILGHVDWPRAVCPSHDGRYLLSTGSDKSVRLWDLAGGRDAECRLVMFGHENYNLCCAFAPPTAYPHLAKLAGLERAPPPSSSAEFMATGSRDKQIRLWDGRGNCIKVLVGHDNWVRGLVFHPGGKYLLSVADDRTMRCWDLSQEGRCVQTLTGVYEGFVSCIRWAPPVVKDADATAGNGRSEGSSLADPVVAARRRAATVGSVSASVQIRCVVATGSVDGAEGKVRIFAN